One region of Candidatus Eisenbacteria bacterium genomic DNA includes:
- a CDS encoding ferredoxin family protein, translated as MTYVVTENCHMCRFTDCVTVCPVDCFHGDEEMLYIDPEECIDCGACVPECPVEAIFAEEDVPEDQQKWIAINAEKAAGLPVVNEKQDPLPDAEEKKKKLGL; from the coding sequence ATGACGTACGTCGTAACCGAAAACTGCCACATGTGCCGCTTCACGGATTGCGTGACCGTTTGTCCGGTCGACTGCTTCCACGGCGACGAGGAGATGCTCTACATCGATCCCGAGGAGTGCATCGACTGCGGCGCGTGCGTCCCCGAGTGCCCGGTCGAGGCGATCTTCGCCGAGGAGGACGTGCCCGAGGATCAGCAGAAGTGGATCGCGATCAACGCGGAGAAGGCGGCGGGCCTTCCGGTTGTGAACGAGAAGCAGGATCCGCTTCCGGACGCGGAGGAAAAGAAGAAGAAGCTCGGGCTCTAG